From Candidatus Leptovillus gracilis, the proteins below share one genomic window:
- a CDS encoding glycosyltransferase family 1 protein: MQISIIAGGSRGDVQPYVALGKGLKEAGHTVRVLAPQDYQDLITAYGLEFFDMGGGVKTMAQSQIQDIVEQGNILKILAVTGKGAQQLALQSAINGLVACQDSDLILAGFAGLSNGLALAEKLGVPFLQAHLMPFTPTSEFPSVLTPQLPQTRLTKRANGLSHRFAQQMMWQMLRAADNKARAQVLQMTPAPFWGPFASLQQESQPIIYGYSPQVIPPPADWPDYIHVTGYWFLEPPAEWEPPSDLVNFLQAGPPPVYVGFGSMLSRKPEETADLVLKALARTGQRAVLSSGWGGLKKDNLPETVFMVGSIPHSWLFPKMAAVVHHGGAGTTGAGLCAGIPSIITPFFGDQPFWGQRVYALGVGPRPIPRRHLTVDNLAEAIQWAVTDKTMQKNATHLGERIRAENGIAQAVAVIEKNRNPK; the protein is encoded by the coding sequence ATGCAAATATCTATAATCGCGGGAGGAAGTCGTGGTGATGTTCAGCCCTACGTGGCCTTAGGAAAGGGATTAAAGGAGGCGGGACATACGGTTCGAGTCCTGGCTCCTCAGGATTACCAAGACCTGATAACAGCCTATGGCTTGGAATTCTTTGACATGGGCGGTGGGGTGAAGACAATGGCGCAAAGCCAAATTCAGGATATTGTCGAGCAGGGCAATATCCTGAAAATTCTGGCGGTTACAGGAAAAGGCGCTCAACAACTTGCCCTTCAATCAGCCATAAATGGGCTGGTGGCTTGTCAGGATTCTGACTTGATCCTTGCCGGCTTCGCCGGACTCTCCAATGGCTTAGCCCTCGCCGAAAAGTTGGGTGTCCCATTCCTTCAGGCTCATTTAATGCCTTTTACGCCAACAAGCGAATTTCCCAGTGTCCTAACACCGCAGTTACCACAAACACGGTTAACCAAACGGGCTAATGGTTTGTCACACCGCTTTGCCCAGCAAATGATGTGGCAGATGTTACGTGCAGCGGACAACAAAGCGCGTGCCCAGGTTTTGCAGATGACACCCGCCCCATTCTGGGGGCCATTTGCGTCCCTGCAACAGGAATCACAACCAATCATCTACGGGTATAGTCCACAAGTGATACCGCCTCCTGCCGATTGGCCGGATTACATTCATGTCACAGGATACTGGTTTTTAGAGCCGCCCGCTGAGTGGGAACCGCCGAGTGACTTGGTAAATTTCCTACAGGCAGGCCCGCCGCCAGTCTATGTTGGCTTTGGCAGCATGCTCAGCCGTAAGCCAGAAGAAACCGCAGATTTGGTTTTGAAAGCGTTGGCACGCACTGGTCAGCGCGCAGTGTTATCATCGGGTTGGGGCGGGTTAAAGAAAGATAACCTGCCGGAGACCGTGTTTATGGTTGGTTCTATTCCACATAGCTGGCTATTTCCAAAGATGGCCGCGGTTGTGCATCATGGCGGCGCGGGGACAACGGGCGCAGGACTATGCGCTGGAATCCCATCTATTATCACGCCATTTTTTGGCGACCAACCGTTTTGGGGACAACGGGTGTATGCGTTAGGCGTAGGCCCCCGGCCCATTCCGCGCCGCCATCTAACGGTTGATAACCTGGCTGAAGCGATTCAGTGGGCCGTAACCGACAAGACAATGCAAAAGAACGCGACCCATTTAGGGGAGCGCATTCGGGCCGAAAATGGAATTGCACAGGCTGTAGCAGTCATTGAGAAAAATAGAAATCCAAAATAA
- the lipA gene encoding lipoyl synthase, with product MTTINLDSIGVNETAVLKPKHQPKRRHPDWIRARIPSGENYERLNELMRSKELHTVCEEAQCPNMGECWGAGTATFLMMGDICTRSCAFCDIKTGRPLPLDFAEPLRVATAVKAMNLRHVVITSVNRDERADGGAPIFAAVIQRVRQMQPGCSIELLIPDFKGSADALKIVMDARPEILGHNVETVPRLFKKVQPQDKYEWAMTTLENAKKMDPEVLTKCGIMVGLGETWDEVLAVMQDLVDRGGDILTIGQYLQPRADQHLPVEKYYHPDEFAELKRIGLEMGFKWVESGPLVRSSYHADRQVQALSPIYKQLYGKELVRGG from the coding sequence ATGACTACCATTAACCTGGATTCTATCGGCGTCAACGAGACGGCCGTTTTAAAGCCCAAGCACCAGCCCAAGCGCCGCCACCCGGATTGGATTCGCGCCCGCATTCCCAGCGGCGAGAATTATGAGCGGCTGAACGAATTGATGCGCAGCAAGGAACTGCATACCGTTTGCGAGGAAGCGCAGTGCCCCAACATGGGCGAGTGCTGGGGCGCGGGCACGGCCACCTTTTTGATGATGGGCGATATTTGCACCCGAAGCTGCGCCTTTTGCGACATCAAAACGGGACGGCCGTTGCCTTTAGATTTTGCCGAACCACTGCGCGTGGCGACGGCCGTAAAAGCGATGAACCTGCGCCACGTTGTCATCACCTCTGTCAACCGCGATGAACGGGCAGACGGTGGCGCGCCGATATTTGCCGCTGTCATCCAGCGCGTCCGCCAGATGCAGCCCGGCTGCTCCATCGAACTGCTCATCCCAGACTTCAAAGGCAGCGCCGACGCCCTAAAAATCGTCATGGACGCCCGGCCGGAAATTCTGGGCCACAATGTGGAGACCGTGCCGCGCCTTTTCAAAAAGGTGCAGCCCCAAGACAAATACGAATGGGCTATGACGACCCTGGAAAACGCCAAAAAGATGGACCCCGAAGTGCTGACCAAGTGTGGCATCATGGTCGGTCTGGGCGAAACTTGGGATGAAGTGCTGGCGGTGATGCAAGATTTGGTGGACCGGGGCGGGGACATTTTAACCATCGGCCAATATTTACAGCCCCGCGCCGACCAGCATTTGCCGGTGGAAAAATATTACCACCCCGACGAGTTTGCCGAACTAAAGCGCATTGGCCTGGAGATGGGCTTCAAATGGGTCGAGAGCGGCCCGCTGGTGCGCAGCAGCTACCACGCCGACCGGCAGGTGCAGGCGCTGTCGCCGATTTACAAGCAGTTGTATGGCAAGGAGTTGGTGAGAGGCGGCTAA
- the lipB gene encoding lipoyl(octanoyl) transferase LipB, which yields MITATWLGQMAYDAAWERQKEMVAVRGETPDLPDELLLLEHPPTYTLGRSGKLDHLLLDEAALDAQGFTVRWVDRGGDITYHGPGQLVGYPILNLPRLFGLQGFEKPDFRRYLQNLEEVIILALAGFGVSGWRYDGYTGVWVDRPDGPRKMAAIGVRVNAKGISSHGFALNVNPDMGHFAHIVPCGISEHGVVSLADVLARPLTPLDLLQPITEAFGQVFAAELSIANG from the coding sequence ATGATCACGGCGACGTGGCTCGGACAAATGGCGTATGACGCCGCCTGGGAACGGCAAAAAGAGATGGTGGCGGTGCGTGGTGAAACGCCAGACCTACCAGATGAACTGCTGCTGCTGGAACACCCGCCCACCTATACCCTGGGGCGCAGTGGCAAATTGGACCATCTGCTCCTGGATGAGGCGGCGCTGGACGCTCAGGGCTTCACGGTTCGCTGGGTAGACCGGGGCGGCGACATTACGTATCATGGGCCAGGGCAGTTGGTGGGCTATCCCATCCTGAATTTGCCGCGCCTGTTTGGTTTGCAGGGCTTCGAGAAGCCGGACTTTCGCCGCTACCTACAGAACCTGGAGGAAGTGATCATCCTGGCGCTGGCCGGATTTGGCGTGAGCGGTTGGCGCTATGATGGCTATACCGGCGTGTGGGTAGACCGCCCCGATGGCCCGCGCAAGATGGCCGCCATTGGCGTGCGGGTGAACGCTAAAGGGATCAGCAGTCACGGTTTTGCCTTGAATGTAAACCCGGACATGGGCCACTTTGCCCATATTGTCCCTTGTGGCATTAGTGAACATGGGGTGGTGAGTCTGGCGGATGTGTTGGCACGGCCGTTAACCCCCCTGGACCTTCTCCAGCCGATCACCGAGGCGTTTGGGCAGGTCTTTGCAGCAGAATTGTCAATTGCCAACGGCTAA
- a CDS encoding aminotransferase class IV family protein yields the protein MRKIEIQNNPPNPHVQGVTPDVQLYAVTAVGPIPLPTPPGAHSFDDLYDGLALGVYSALRTFDHNKFLRLEAHIERTKRSMVLLGWDYPLDEMALRRALHAVCSAYHRPEARVRFDVLAEPALALGTDARVLLALAPFTPPTPEMIANGVAVGLTRELQRQRPLAKTADFAVARRQLAGPAGIYENLLVNDQGFILEGSSTNFYGVRQGVVYTAGSGVLPGVTRQIVLDLLLQLGIPLRLEAVHQDEVRLLDEAFLSGSSRAILPVAAVDGKAIGNGRPGSIGRRLLIAYNQLVAETIQSAVPAAAGHETQ from the coding sequence TTGAGAAAAATAGAAATCCAAAATAATCCACCCAACCCCCATGTCCAAGGCGTCACCCCAGATGTGCAGCTGTATGCGGTAACGGCCGTTGGCCCCATCCCCTTGCCGACTCCGCCTGGCGCGCATTCCTTTGATGACCTCTACGACGGGTTGGCGCTCGGCGTTTACTCCGCGCTGCGCACCTTTGACCATAACAAATTCTTGCGCCTGGAGGCCCACATTGAGCGTACCAAACGCTCAATGGTCCTACTCGGTTGGGACTATCCATTGGATGAGATGGCTCTGCGCCGGGCGCTGCACGCTGTCTGTTCCGCCTATCATCGCCCGGAGGCGCGGGTGCGCTTTGATGTCCTGGCTGAACCGGCGTTGGCCCTGGGCACAGACGCCCGTGTGCTGCTGGCCCTGGCTCCCTTCACGCCACCTACGCCAGAGATGATTGCCAATGGCGTGGCGGTGGGGTTAACGCGAGAGTTGCAGCGGCAGCGGCCGTTAGCCAAAACGGCCGATTTTGCCGTGGCGCGCCGCCAGTTGGCTGGTCCCGCGGGTATTTACGAAAATTTGCTGGTAAACGACCAGGGCTTCATTCTGGAGGGCAGCAGCACCAATTTCTATGGCGTGCGGCAGGGCGTGGTCTATACGGCCGGGAGCGGCGTTTTGCCAGGCGTCACCCGCCAGATTGTGTTGGATTTGCTGCTCCAACTGGGCATCCCACTGCGCCTGGAAGCGGTACATCAGGACGAGGTTAGGCTGTTGGACGAGGCGTTTCTCAGCGGTTCGTCACGAGCGATTTTGCCGGTGGCCGCCGTTGATGGCAAAGCAATTGGCAACGGCCGTCCCGGTTCCATTGGCCGACGCCTGCTGATCGCTTATAATCAGTTGGTGGCAGAAACAATTCAGTCGGCTGTGCCGGCTGCCGCAGGCCACGAAACACAATAA